The genomic DNA CGGCCGCCTGCGGCACCACTTCGCGAATCCGCCCGTCCCGGGCTACGAGAATGCGGACGTCCACGTGGCGGCCGATGCAATGCTTCAGCCGGCGGGTTTCCGGCCACGTGATCTCAACCGGGCGCGGCGGAATGGTTTCCTGGCGCCGTGTGCCGCCCCCCCGGCGCGGTTCGGCGGCATCACCCAGTATGTCTCCCACGTCGATGGTTTCCATGGCATCCAGTTGGCCCTCTCCGTCGCGTTCCCGCGGTTCGGGCGTGGGGGGCGTCGGCGTGACGCTGCTCAACTCGGGCTCGGCGGGAAGCTCCGCGTCCGCGTCCTCGACGTCGATCTGAATGGCGATGATCGCATCCGGCAGGGAGGACGAACTCGAACCGCGCGCGCCGGACGGCGCGTCGACGTCGCGCAGCAGGAAATCGAAG from Candidatus Krumholzibacteriia bacterium includes the following:
- a CDS encoding energy transducer TonB, with the translated sequence MTRREESRRKWWVIGGIVLAFHLALLLFVRPEYFDFLLRDVDAPSGARGSSSSSLPDAIIAIQIDVEDADAELPAEPELSSVTPTPPTPEPRERDGEGQLDAMETIDVGDILGDAAEPRRGGGTRRQETIPPRPVEITWPETRRLKHCIGRHVDVRILVARDGRIREVVPQAADIAPDCLRAALDAARRIKFTPGRVNGEPAELWAQVRIDFEEKR